From Pseudostreptobacillus hongkongensis:
TATAGAAGATTTTAATAAAAATACAGGAAATAGTGTAGGATTTATTGAAGATGAGTATAATCCTAAGCATTTTTTAGAAACTGTTAAGGGTCTTGAAAAAGAACCAGAAGGTGGGAAAAGATGTACAACTTGTTTTCAAATGAGACTTGATATAGTTGCACGTTATGCAAAAAGATTAGAATTTGATTATTTTGGATCTGCACTTACATTATCACCTAAAAAGAATTCAAAATTGATTAATGAACTTGGTTTTGAAGTTCAAGAAATATATGATGTAAAATATTTACCTTCAGATTTTAAAAAGAATAATGGATATAAAAGAAGTATAGATATGTGTAATGAATATGAAGTATATAGACAATGTTATTGTGGATGTATATTTGCATTACAAGATCAAATTAGAATGAAAAAAGAAAGAGAAGAAAGAGAGAAGGAAAAGTGCTAATTGGTATAGTAGGTGCGGGTGCATCTGGGGTATTGTGTGCAATTTTTGCTGCTAGTCGTGGGCATGATGTAGTTATTTTTGAAAGAAAAGATAGAATATTAAAGAAAGTTTTAGTTACAGGAAATGGAACTTGTAATTACACAAATATTAATGCAAATTATTTAAATTATTTTTCAATAGAAGATAAAATTGATGAATATATATTTAAAAATTATGGTCCAAATGATGTAATAGAGTTTTTTAAGACTATAGGTATTGAGCCAAGTGTTGAAGAAAGAGGGAAAGTATATCCTATATCTTTTCAAGCATCTAGTTTAGTTGATGCTTTAAGATTTAAATTAGAAAGTTTTAAAAATATAGATATTAAACTAGATTTTGATGTAAAAAAAATTAGAAAGAAAAATAGTAAATTTAATATAACTAGTCAAAATGATGAAACTATTTCAGTTGATAAGTTAGTTCTTGCAAGTGGAGGTAATTCTTATCAAGAGTTAGGATCTAATGGTTCAGGATATGAACTGGCATCTAAAATGGGACATAGTATTAGTAAAATATACCCAATACTTGTGCAACTTAAATCAGATAAGAAGTATATAAAAGGGCTTGAAGGTGTTAAGATGAAAGTTGTTTTATCTGTTTATAACAAAAAGGAATTTTTAAGATCTGATAGTAATGAATTATTATTTACACCATATGGAATTTCAGGACCAACAGTTTTCAATTTATCATATTTAACAGCATTATATAATATTGAAGATCTTAATTTTTATGTTGATTTCATGCCTAAATATGATGAAAAAACTTTAAAAGAGATGTTAATATATAGAAAAAATAATATGAAGTATATGAGTGCAGAATATTTCTTAAACGGTTTGGTTAATAAAAAATTAGGTCAATTTTTACTTAAATATGTAGGACTTGAAAAATTAAATATGAGTATAGATAAGATTGATGATAAAATTATAGATAAATTAGTTACTATTCTTAAAAATTATCATATTAAAGTATTTGATACTACAGGATATTCAAATGCTCAAGTAACAGCAGGGGGAATATTGGTTAAAGAAATTAATAATAAGACCTTTGAGTCTAAAATGGTTAAAGATATGTATATTATAGGTGAAGTGTTAGATGTATTTGGTGATTGTGGAGGATATAATTTAACTTGGTGCTTCATAACAGGTATGCATGTTGGAAAAAATATATAAAGAGGTATAATTCAAATGTTAAGAATGACAAATATTAAGGTTAATATAGAACATAATATAGATGATGTTTTATTTCAAATAAAAAAATTTTTAAA
This genomic window contains:
- a CDS encoding NAD(P)/FAD-dependent oxidoreductase; translation: MLIGIVGAGASGVLCAIFAASRGHDVVIFERKDRILKKVLVTGNGTCNYTNINANYLNYFSIEDKIDEYIFKNYGPNDVIEFFKTIGIEPSVEERGKVYPISFQASSLVDALRFKLESFKNIDIKLDFDVKKIRKKNSKFNITSQNDETISVDKLVLASGGNSYQELGSNGSGYELASKMGHSISKIYPILVQLKSDKKYIKGLEGVKMKVVLSVYNKKEFLRSDSNELLFTPYGISGPTVFNLSYLTALYNIEDLNFYVDFMPKYDEKTLKEMLIYRKNNMKYMSAEYFLNGLVNKKLGQFLLKYVGLEKLNMSIDKIDDKIIDKLVTILKNYHIKVFDTTGYSNAQVTAGGILVKEINNKTFESKMVKDMYIIGEVLDVFGDCGGYNLTWCFITGMHVGKNI
- a CDS encoding epoxyqueuosine reductase QueH, yielding MDTRKEELKKIYDQLKQEMKSKNAENGKLYDLIKDNTFIDELEFDNALSILSSMNQNQVINYHTILEKLIKRWNGSRPKVLLHSCCAPCSTYTLEFMCKHADVTILFANSNIHPKSEYIKRAEVQRKFIEDFNKNTGNSVGFIEDEYNPKHFLETVKGLEKEPEGGKRCTTCFQMRLDIVARYAKRLEFDYFGSALTLSPKKNSKLINELGFEVQEIYDVKYLPSDFKKNNGYKRSIDMCNEYEVYRQCYCGCIFALQDQIRMKKEREEREKEKC